A single genomic interval of Deltaproteobacteria bacterium harbors:
- a CDS encoding diguanylate cyclase, with translation MRDPESRAYSAAYLAEAFERERGKAVRFRRPLSLVFLAIDGGGFPPETVRDHRAPETLACMVEELRKTFRGSDFIARFAHDRFCVVLPETDRFGSVLAIRRLRKTVREMEIFRFPGRKLDLDPVFAPATWPLEGESFADLYRSAENKLLRRRESPLHRLRLEGKTFWEACRLLASGADVSPAQGRSGRFSLHRRAYLRLVEAIAQDVCAIGDSRAIVIAAGPRPEIFKQICLSFNPGGPERCAIRIVGRSCETPPDDGNMTHFYIDDEALEENEFLLYRRENGAYGIFAAVQGEEVRGFHSADEWLVDAMTEKLQETYPSLGTH, from the coding sequence GTGCGGGATCCCGAATCCCGAGCCTATTCCGCGGCGTACCTTGCGGAAGCCTTCGAAAGGGAGCGGGGAAAGGCGGTCCGCTTCCGCCGTCCTCTCTCGCTCGTGTTCCTCGCGATCGACGGAGGCGGATTCCCGCCGGAAACCGTGCGGGACCACCGGGCCCCGGAAACGCTGGCTTGCATGGTGGAGGAACTCCGGAAAACGTTTCGAGGTTCCGACTTCATCGCCCGATTCGCACACGACCGCTTCTGCGTCGTGCTGCCGGAGACGGACCGCTTCGGCTCGGTGCTCGCGATCAGGCGATTGAGAAAGACGGTCCGGGAAATGGAGATCTTCCGGTTTCCGGGCAGGAAGCTGGATCTCGATCCCGTATTTGCTCCGGCCACCTGGCCCTTGGAAGGGGAAAGCTTCGCGGACCTGTATAGATCGGCCGAAAACAAGCTCCTGCGCAGGCGGGAAAGCCCGCTTCACAGGCTTCGTCTCGAAGGGAAAACGTTTTGGGAAGCCTGCCGCCTCCTTGCGAGCGGAGCGGATGTGTCCCCGGCACAGGGGAGAAGCGGGCGATTTTCGCTGCACAGGAGAGCCTACCTTCGCCTGGTGGAGGCCATCGCCCAGGATGTTTGCGCCATAGGGGACTCCAGGGCTATCGTGATCGCCGCCGGTCCACGGCCTGAAATCTTCAAGCAGATCTGCCTCTCCTTCAATCCCGGCGGACCGGAACGATGCGCGATCCGGATCGTGGGGAGGTCCTGCGAAACACCTCCGGATGACGGGAACATGACTCATTTTTACATCGACGACGAAGCGCTCGAGGAAAATGAATTTCTCCTGTACCGGAGAGAAAACGGGGCATACGGAATTTTCGCTGCGGTACAAGGTGAAGAAGTGCGCGGATTTCATTCCGCGGATGAGTGGCTGGTGGATGCCATGACGGAGAAGCTGCAGGAAACCTACCCGTCCCTGGGAACCCATTAG
- a CDS encoding M23 family metallopeptidase — protein MSRLILPLLVFAVVLNGCAAVTGLRSPGESVDAALRRFRRPVDGRIVSGFGGRGDRQHKGVDMSAPEGTPVCAAESGFVFYAGDKWKGYGNAVALDHGGTITSLYGHLREIHVKSGDAVPAGAMIGTVGKTGNATTPHLHFEIRVGDGAVDPREYIKELEPTR, from the coding sequence ATGAGTCGGCTGATATTGCCGCTGTTGGTTTTCGCCGTCGTGCTGAACGGGTGCGCGGCGGTGACGGGACTCCGCAGCCCCGGAGAATCCGTCGATGCCGCCCTGCGGCGGTTCCGGCGCCCCGTGGACGGAAGGATCGTCTCCGGCTTCGGAGGCCGGGGAGACCGGCAGCATAAAGGCGTCGACATGTCCGCGCCGGAAGGCACGCCGGTCTGCGCGGCTGAATCCGGATTCGTCTTCTACGCCGGGGACAAGTGGAAGGGATACGGGAATGCGGTCGCTCTCGACCACGGAGGAACGATCACATCGCTTTACGGACATTTACGGGAAATTCATGTAAAATCCGGTGATGCGGTGCCGGCCGGAGCCATGATCGGGACCGTGGGAAAAACCGGGAACGCCACCACTCCACACCTTCATTTCGAAATCAGGGTTGGTGATGGCGCAGTGGACCCCCGGGAATACATCAAGGAGTTGGAACCGACTCGATGA
- a CDS encoding tetratricopeptide repeat protein, whose amino-acid sequence MAEKIKYTRKDLKSPDEFLSAFSRAVEWTRENRTKVLAGVLGILLAVGGVFGAQAYYRWEENKATRALWPHLNRAREFLQAPQAVDAEKLMRLEQFLTAHVNSHPGTAAAVYARYYLGSIAFLRGDYSLSEAHYRAAIRTGKAKEIMPYLLGTGLAHALEAKGDYAAAAAAYRDAAGMAGGALKTQAQIGQARSTELAGKKQEAVALYRQILSEAADPQIKEFVELKLARAE is encoded by the coding sequence ATGGCGGAGAAAATAAAGTACACCCGCAAGGACCTTAAAAGTCCCGACGAATTCCTGTCGGCGTTCAGCCGCGCGGTCGAATGGACGAGGGAAAACCGCACGAAAGTGCTGGCGGGCGTACTCGGCATTCTACTCGCGGTCGGGGGGGTCTTCGGCGCCCAGGCGTATTATCGCTGGGAGGAGAACAAGGCTACCCGCGCCCTTTGGCCGCACCTCAACCGCGCACGTGAATTCCTGCAGGCTCCCCAGGCTGTAGACGCGGAGAAATTGATGCGGCTGGAGCAGTTCCTGACCGCGCACGTCAACTCGCATCCCGGGACCGCTGCGGCCGTCTATGCGCGGTATTACCTCGGAAGCATCGCTTTCCTGCGGGGCGATTACAGCCTGAGCGAGGCGCATTACCGCGCGGCGATCCGGACGGGCAAGGCGAAGGAAATCATGCCGTATCTCCTTGGAACCGGGCTGGCGCATGCCCTGGAGGCCAAGGGAGATTATGCCGCAGCCGCGGCCGCCTACCGGGACGCCGCGGGGATGGCCGGGGGAGCGCTGAAGACGCAGGCGCAGATCGGCCAGGCGCGGTCGACGGAGCTTGCCGGCAAAAAGCAGGAGGCGGTCGCGTTGTACCGCCAGATCCTTTCGGAAGCAGCCGATCCGCAGATCAAGGAGTTCGTCGAACTCAAGCTTGCCCGGGCGGAATAG
- a CDS encoding methyltransferase domain-containing protein gives MNEINDRNGRFKKAVERNFDESAGIYDSFEERHNLFESLSRRLCELIEPDVPERILDVGCGTGISTIALYKSFPRPPVVYAIDISEPMLLRARERCKGLPGIYFVRGDAERLSNYFHENFDAVFYTASIFLLPKYADSIRQACSLIVPGGVIAISFYAGLFDERQEETVSRVFPDMKYQYGAVSFPDLLDCLSSQPDFRTTEVDYHFEVGREFLFDFLSIPAQSAGLFPKIPYLQRIPMVRDFCDRLAEQVSPLFMGWKFVISRKR, from the coding sequence ATGAATGAAATAAACGACCGCAACGGCCGTTTCAAGAAGGCCGTAGAGAGAAATTTCGACGAAAGCGCGGGGATTTACGATTCCTTCGAGGAAAGGCACAACCTCTTCGAAAGCCTTTCGCGCCGTCTCTGTGAACTGATCGAGCCCGACGTTCCCGAACGGATCCTTGACGTCGGATGCGGAACCGGCATCTCCACGATTGCGCTTTACAAGTCTTTTCCGCGGCCGCCCGTCGTTTATGCCATCGATATATCGGAGCCCATGCTTCTGAGGGCCCGGGAGCGTTGCAAGGGGCTCCCGGGAATATATTTCGTGCGCGGCGATGCTGAACGTCTTTCGAATTACTTCCACGAGAATTTCGACGCCGTTTTTTACACCGCTTCGATATTTTTGCTTCCGAAGTACGCCGATTCGATAAGACAGGCTTGCAGCCTTATCGTGCCGGGAGGTGTAATAGCGATCAGTTTCTATGCTGGATTGTTCGACGAACGCCAGGAGGAAACCGTATCACGCGTTTTCCCGGATATGAAATACCAGTACGGCGCGGTTTCCTTTCCGGATCTCCTGGATTGCCTTTCATCGCAGCCGGATTTCAGGACCACGGAAGTCGATTACCACTTCGAAGTCGGCCGGGAATTCCTTTTCGATTTCCTGAGCATCCCGGCCCAATCCGCCGGCCTTTTTCCGAAGATTCCATACCTGCAAAGAATACCGATGGTGCGCGATTTCTGCGACCGCCTTGCGGAGCAGGTGAGTCCGCTTTTCATGGGATGGAAGTTCGTGATATCCCGGAAGCGGTAG
- a CDS encoding TlpA family protein disulfide reductase: MKRIAASLACTLVLAFFAVPAQALCVEVGKNVPDISLPKLEGGTLSLSSLRGKIVLLAFWASWCPRCEEELTFLQGVYKTSPDIVVVAINQESQNISQAHIERIRKTLKEWKIDFPVLVDRNLEAWNAFCINALPTSIILDKKGVVRFAEPNYYWASQEKIADVITAIRLGK, from the coding sequence ATGAAACGAATCGCGGCGTCTCTCGCCTGCACCCTCGTTCTTGCCTTTTTCGCCGTGCCCGCACAGGCCCTCTGCGTGGAGGTGGGAAAGAACGTTCCCGACATCAGCCTGCCGAAACTCGAAGGGGGGACGCTTTCGCTTTCCTCGTTGCGCGGAAAGATAGTGCTTCTCGCCTTCTGGGCTTCGTGGTGCCCCCGATGCGAAGAGGAGCTCACGTTCCTCCAGGGGGTCTACAAGACGAGCCCGGATATCGTCGTCGTCGCGATCAACCAGGAAAGCCAGAACATCTCACAGGCCCACATCGAGCGGATCCGCAAAACGCTGAAGGAGTGGAAGATCGATTTCCCGGTCCTCGTCGACCGCAACCTCGAAGCGTGGAACGCGTTCTGCATTAACGCGCTTCCGACCAGCATCATCCTGGACAAAAAAGGGGTCGTGAGGTTCGCGGAACCGAACTATTACTGGGCGTCGCAGGAAAAGATAGCCGACGTGATCACGGCCATCCGTTTGGGAAAATAG
- a CDS encoding TlpA family protein disulfide reductase, whose amino-acid sequence MAPFPARISAPFLAAVFLVAVASAGASRAGEPASLRPLIRSGEKAPAFTLSDLKGKRVAYRPEGGKPSLVVFWSAFCPLCRELTPSLNDIARRYGSSVRIVSVNLDGKRFSNAVQSFVRESGVSYPVLYDDIRGDLFIASDPYGIEKTPTAVLVDAAGTVRATFVAEGVRGLSSEFERIVGGLKKGTGVKK is encoded by the coding sequence GTGGCGCCTTTTCCGGCGCGGATATCCGCCCCGTTTCTCGCCGCCGTGTTTCTGGTTGCCGTCGCATCGGCGGGCGCAAGCCGTGCGGGCGAACCGGCCTCCTTGAGGCCTCTCATCCGTTCGGGAGAAAAAGCCCCCGCTTTCACCCTTTCCGATCTCAAGGGAAAACGCGTCGCATACCGTCCCGAAGGCGGGAAACCCTCGCTGGTCGTCTTCTGGTCCGCGTTCTGCCCGCTCTGCCGGGAATTGACTCCTTCCCTGAACGATATCGCCCGCCGATACGGGTCTTCCGTCCGGATCGTCAGCGTGAACCTCGATGGAAAACGTTTTTCCAATGCCGTTCAGTCGTTCGTCCGTGAATCGGGCGTATCCTACCCGGTTCTTTACGACGATATACGCGGCGATCTGTTCATCGCATCGGATCCGTACGGAATAGAAAAGACGCCCACGGCCGTGCTGGTGGACGCGGCGGGCACGGTGCGAGCGACGTTCGTGGCGGAAGGCGTACGAGGGCTTTCCTCCGAATTCGAAAGGATCGTCGGCGGATTAAAAAAGGGAACGGGCGTAAAGAAGTAG
- a CDS encoding helix-turn-helix domain-containing protein: protein MDAFPSILKTRDLAIILDMSPDAVNDMARKGILKGFKSGNQWRFRRKDIERFLGKEQRKMAPPG from the coding sequence TTGGACGCGTTTCCCAGCATTCTCAAGACCCGCGACCTGGCGATCATCCTCGACATGAGTCCTGATGCGGTGAACGACATGGCCCGCAAAGGCATCCTGAAGGGTTTCAAGAGCGGTAACCAGTGGCGTTTTCGCCGCAAGGACATCGAGAGGTTCCTCGGAAAAGAACAGAGGAAGATGGCGCCCCCGGGGTGA
- a CDS encoding histidinol phosphate phosphatase domain-containing protein, whose translation MIDLHMHSTFSDGELIPSEVVSRALHAGYTHLAITDHADPSNMEHVLNGMLLVCAELQGKVGAKVYPGVEITHVPPRLIAPLVGLARRKGAKVVIVHGETIVEPVPKGTNLAAIRAGADILAHPGLITEKEVVLAGKNGVLLEITARRGHSLTNGHVARLAAKHGARMVYNTDSHSPGDFTPWETALRIVRGAGLTAADAGRMQKNALELLEGKR comes from the coding sequence ATGATAGACCTTCACATGCATTCCACCTTCAGCGACGGGGAGCTAATTCCGTCCGAAGTGGTATCCAGGGCGTTGCATGCGGGTTACACCCATCTTGCCATCACGGACCACGCGGACCCATCCAACATGGAACATGTGCTGAACGGCATGCTGCTCGTATGCGCCGAACTCCAGGGGAAGGTGGGCGCCAAGGTATATCCCGGAGTGGAGATAACCCACGTGCCCCCCCGGCTGATCGCGCCTCTCGTCGGACTGGCTCGGCGGAAAGGCGCAAAGGTCGTGATCGTGCACGGTGAAACGATCGTGGAGCCGGTCCCGAAAGGGACCAACCTGGCCGCGATACGGGCGGGAGCCGACATCCTGGCCCATCCCGGGCTGATAACGGAGAAAGAGGTCGTGCTGGCCGGGAAAAACGGCGTCCTGCTCGAGATCACCGCACGCCGCGGGCACTCGTTGACGAACGGACACGTCGCACGATTGGCGGCGAAACACGGAGCCCGCATGGTGTACAATACCGATTCGCATTCCCCGGGCGACTTCACCCCGTGGGAAACGGCCTTGAGGATCGTCAGGGGCGCGGGTCTCACAGCGGCGGATGCCGGGCGAATGCAGAAAAACGCGCTGGAACTCCTGGAAGGAAAAAGATAA
- a CDS encoding adenine phosphoribosyltransferase produces the protein MRELKKRIRNIPDFPKKGIQFKDITTLLSDSSSFQRAIDLMAHRHFNAGIDAVVGVEARGFIMGAALAYKLGTGVLLVRKPGKLPYRTVSAAYDLEYGKDRLEIHEDAIRPGMRVIVADDVLATGGTMAAVTGLLDKLGAEIVECCFLAELTDLKGREKLKGRKVFSLLKFNG, from the coding sequence ATGAGGGAACTAAAAAAAAGGATACGGAACATTCCCGATTTTCCGAAGAAGGGGATCCAGTTCAAGGACATAACGACGCTTCTGTCCGACTCTTCCTCGTTTCAGCGCGCGATCGACCTCATGGCGCACAGGCATTTCAATGCGGGGATCGATGCGGTCGTCGGAGTGGAGGCGAGGGGTTTCATCATGGGCGCCGCGCTGGCGTACAAGCTGGGAACGGGAGTCCTCCTGGTGAGAAAGCCCGGAAAACTTCCTTATCGCACCGTGTCCGCGGCCTACGACCTCGAATACGGGAAGGACCGGCTGGAGATCCACGAAGACGCCATTCGTCCCGGAATGCGGGTGATCGTGGCGGACGACGTGCTCGCGACGGGCGGAACGATGGCGGCCGTGACCGGGTTGCTGGACAAGCTGGGGGCGGAAATTGTGGAATGCTGTTTCCTTGCCGAGTTGACGGATCTGAAAGGAAGGGAAAAGCTGAAAGGACGGAAGGTGTTTTCCCTGCTGAAGTTCAACGGGTAG
- a CDS encoding GGDEF domain-containing protein gives MKNPVWKKLSAPGRKSDLLLAVVLILIFISFVFSDRSSTETVKHIMTAFGFILMYLRYLKPADYSVDLLSDALKEHGEEIPCRNDPMGLADSVKDKIEQLSAEVALLKQERQQMKDQRLIELAKMHQDLLTHHRCTKKMLGSFRMEEVFDALQKGIREGLGFQGATLGVVDRDGYLAFHEEFDIATGPSVVKVPVWSEESLLAGAVWSGNSILSGSLADNPHCREDGIVVGEGAFFILPVSRKTGARCSEVKNCGNVDCTAYLSRSGRCWVEHSADCVSNASIPVPERRKACALCEMFSQTAVLAVRTREESRKVSRETVVPIVTLANEASMALEVVELHENMRKMSITDGLTGLYNHREFYQQLRRELERARRYRHSVSLLIIDVDDFKRFNDSFGHLAGDLALRKISDLLRNCARATDIVARYGGEEFAVILPESTSAGALMLAERIKTEVARHDFLPQVPGEVHLTVSIGIYTAEEGAATEDQLVRYADEAAYSAKSAGKNRVVVKAHV, from the coding sequence GTGAAGAACCCGGTCTGGAAAAAACTTTCGGCGCCCGGTCGAAAAAGCGACCTTCTCCTGGCGGTCGTCCTGATACTGATATTCATCTCGTTCGTATTTTCCGACCGTTCTTCGACTGAAACCGTAAAGCACATCATGACCGCATTCGGCTTCATCCTCATGTACCTGCGGTATCTGAAACCCGCCGATTATTCCGTCGATCTCCTTTCGGATGCATTGAAGGAGCACGGGGAGGAAATTCCATGCCGGAACGATCCTATGGGGCTCGCCGATTCGGTAAAGGACAAGATCGAGCAATTATCGGCTGAAGTCGCCCTTCTAAAGCAGGAACGCCAGCAGATGAAGGACCAGCGTCTTATCGAGCTGGCGAAGATGCACCAGGATCTGCTCACGCACCACCGGTGCACGAAGAAGATGCTCGGCTCTTTCCGGATGGAAGAGGTATTCGACGCACTGCAGAAAGGAATACGTGAAGGGCTCGGATTCCAGGGAGCGACGCTCGGGGTGGTAGACAGGGACGGATACCTTGCGTTTCACGAGGAATTCGATATCGCCACCGGTCCGTCGGTGGTCAAGGTTCCCGTATGGAGCGAGGAATCCCTGCTCGCGGGCGCTGTCTGGTCGGGGAACTCCATTCTTTCCGGGTCGCTCGCGGATAATCCGCATTGCCGCGAGGACGGGATCGTCGTCGGCGAGGGGGCGTTTTTCATTCTTCCCGTTTCCAGGAAGACCGGCGCGAGATGCTCGGAGGTGAAAAACTGCGGAAACGTCGATTGCACGGCGTACCTTTCCAGGAGCGGACGGTGCTGGGTGGAGCACTCCGCGGATTGCGTTTCCAACGCCTCCATCCCCGTTCCGGAACGGCGAAAAGCCTGCGCACTGTGCGAAATGTTTTCGCAGACGGCGGTGCTGGCGGTGCGCACGCGGGAGGAGTCGAGGAAGGTGTCGAGGGAAACGGTCGTCCCGATCGTCACACTCGCCAACGAGGCCTCCATGGCGCTCGAAGTGGTGGAGCTGCACGAAAACATGCGAAAGATGTCCATAACGGACGGATTGACCGGCCTCTACAATCACCGAGAGTTCTACCAGCAGCTTCGCCGGGAACTGGAGAGAGCGCGCCGGTACCGGCATTCCGTTTCCCTGCTGATTATCGACGTCGACGACTTCAAGAGGTTCAACGACAGCTTCGGCCATCTCGCTGGGGACCTTGCCCTTCGGAAGATATCCGACCTGCTCAGGAATTGCGCGCGGGCCACGGACATCGTCGCCCGTTACGGAGGGGAAGAATTCGCGGTCATCCTTCCGGAGTCGACATCCGCCGGGGCGCTCATGCTGGCGGAGCGCATCAAGACGGAAGTGGCCAGGCATGATTTCCTTCCCCAGGTGCCGGGAGAGGTGCATCTCACGGTAAGCATCGGAATATACACTGCGGAAGAGGGAGCGGCCACGGAAGACCAGCTCGTCCGGTACGCCGACGAGGCCGCCTACAGCGCGAAGAGCGCCGGGAAAAACCGCGTGGTCGTCAAGGCCCATGTTTGA
- a CDS encoding deoxyguanosinetriphosphate triphosphohydrolase, whose amino-acid sequence MFDREELERLESERLATYAVKSGLSRGRKHAEQEDPFRSVFQRDRDRVIHSAAFRRLEYKTQVFVNHEGDHYRTRLTHTIEVSQIARSVSRALRLNEDLTEAIVLAHDLGHTPFGHAGERVMDALMEGEGGFEHNLQSLRVVDVLEKRYPHFDGLNLTYEVREGICKHSSEYDNPPPVPGFESPGFPCLEAQVADISDEIAYCNHDVEDGLRSGMLTPASLESVELWREAVAAVREHEAMDEEILWSRSISQMISMLTQNLIRTSFGLLEKNGIRTPDDGRNCRSRCLAFDARFSARKAELKGFLLKEMYGNYRVIRMEQKARRVIGDLFRSYCERPEQLPPHIYSRVKSDGVRRVACDYIAGMTDRYAMEEYRKLFDPLVRV is encoded by the coding sequence ATGTTTGACAGGGAGGAACTGGAGCGGCTGGAATCGGAGCGTCTCGCGACGTATGCCGTGAAAAGCGGCCTGTCGCGAGGCAGGAAGCATGCGGAGCAGGAAGATCCGTTCAGGTCCGTCTTCCAGAGGGATCGCGACCGGGTTATCCATTCCGCGGCCTTCCGCCGTCTCGAATACAAGACACAGGTATTCGTTAACCACGAAGGCGACCACTACCGCACGCGCCTGACGCACACGATCGAAGTTTCGCAGATCGCCCGCTCCGTTTCACGCGCGCTTCGTCTCAACGAGGACCTGACGGAAGCGATCGTGCTGGCGCACGACCTTGGGCATACCCCTTTCGGGCACGCCGGAGAGCGTGTCATGGACGCCCTGATGGAAGGGGAGGGCGGATTCGAACACAACCTGCAGAGCCTGCGTGTCGTCGACGTTCTGGAAAAGAGGTATCCGCATTTCGACGGCCTGAACCTGACGTACGAGGTTCGCGAAGGCATCTGCAAGCACAGTTCGGAATACGACAATCCGCCTCCGGTCCCGGGTTTCGAATCGCCGGGGTTTCCATGCCTCGAAGCCCAGGTCGCCGATATCTCCGACGAGATCGCATATTGCAACCACGACGTGGAAGACGGGTTGCGGTCGGGGATGTTGACGCCTGCCTCCCTGGAATCGGTGGAGTTGTGGCGGGAAGCGGTTGCGGCCGTCAGGGAACATGAAGCGATGGATGAAGAAATATTGTGGTCCCGCTCGATATCGCAAATGATATCCATGCTCACACAAAACCTGATCAGAACGAGTTTCGGTCTACTGGAGAAGAACGGCATCAGGACGCCCGACGACGGCCGAAATTGCAGGAGCCGCTGCCTCGCATTCGACGCTCGATTCTCGGCCAGGAAAGCCGAGTTGAAGGGCTTTCTCCTCAAGGAGATGTACGGAAATTACCGCGTGATCAGGATGGAGCAGAAGGCGCGCCGCGTCATCGGAGACCTGTTCCGCTCCTATTGCGAGCGGCCCGAGCAGTTGCCGCCGCACATATATTCACGCGTGAAATCGGACGGGGTGCGAAGGGTGGCGTGCGATTACATCGCGGGGATGACCGACCGCTACGCCATGGAAGAATACCGGAAACTCTTCGATCCTCTCGTGAGGGTTTGA
- a CDS encoding glycoside hydrolase, giving the protein MKVYVCFLWHMHQPYYKDPETGTYILPWVRLHAIKDYVALPRIFRQSPDIHHTMNLVPSLLVQLRDYVENGAEDIFLSVSRKNALDLSREEEEFLLKNFFSAFPPTMILPQPRYADLYQRQEDARRAVRKPGAPGGFGASEYTDLMTLFNLTWFHPMLREEDAELTRLWAKGRGYTEREKEYVLDKQIEVMSTVIPEYRKLAEESGGELSSTPMYHPILPLVIDTNSARDARPDAPLPKLPFAYPEDALGQLKEGREAFRSMFGGYPAGLWPSEGSISPAALELAARAGFRWAATDEGLLAKSLKKAIHRDHEGIPAEPEWLYRPYRANTPAGPLQLFFRDHRLSDLIGFEYSRWGSYEAVGDFVRKIQSICRKLATLPSDKRRDAYTIPVILDGENAWEYYYDSGRLFLRTLMDRLGKMAPEVKCITFNEAMQGTDNIDDLHHIPTGSWIDGTFNIWIGHEEDRKAWELLARARALWEIRQEPYRRSGRELTPQLAKAREHLFVAEGSDWCWWYGDEHFTPHGPEFDRLFRNHLKAAYREMGETSPDALDIPIIHAERLPAKTSYLQSPMTYLQPRINGIIDSYFEWSGATRYVPNPGFGAMHRAGHGILACLYYGFDKTSLYFRADFIPSALESESPIEVEFLFPKKDRKISLVVGPSDFTLGLSAGTIEEVPAEKEKVTGLRPETITAAFQKVLELGIPFLLLRSDGDEKIEFFITLSGLGLIGERWPMYGTFTAELPGEDFEERMWEV; this is encoded by the coding sequence ATGAAAGTCTACGTCTGCTTTCTCTGGCACATGCACCAGCCGTATTACAAGGACCCGGAAACCGGGACCTATATCCTTCCATGGGTCCGCCTCCACGCGATAAAGGACTACGTGGCGCTCCCCAGGATCTTCCGGCAATCCCCCGACATCCACCACACGATGAACCTCGTCCCGTCCCTGCTCGTGCAGTTGCGCGATTACGTGGAGAACGGGGCGGAGGACATCTTCCTTTCCGTATCGCGAAAGAACGCACTGGACCTTTCCCGGGAGGAAGAGGAATTCCTGCTGAAAAATTTCTTTTCGGCCTTCCCTCCCACGATGATCCTCCCGCAGCCCCGTTACGCCGACCTGTACCAGCGCCAGGAAGACGCGCGCCGGGCCGTCAGGAAGCCGGGCGCGCCGGGAGGATTCGGGGCGTCCGAATATACCGATCTCATGACGCTGTTCAACCTGACGTGGTTCCATCCGATGTTGCGGGAAGAGGACGCGGAGCTCACCAGGCTGTGGGCGAAAGGAAGGGGATACACCGAGCGGGAAAAGGAGTATGTCCTCGACAAGCAGATCGAGGTCATGTCCACGGTGATCCCCGAGTACCGCAAACTCGCGGAAGAAAGCGGAGGAGAACTGTCCTCCACGCCGATGTACCATCCGATCCTGCCGCTTGTCATCGATACGAATTCCGCGAGGGATGCAAGGCCTGACGCTCCGCTTCCCAAATTGCCGTTCGCCTATCCCGAAGATGCCTTGGGACAGTTGAAAGAAGGACGTGAAGCATTCCGGTCGATGTTCGGAGGGTACCCGGCAGGGTTGTGGCCTTCGGAAGGGTCTATAAGTCCGGCCGCGCTGGAGCTCGCCGCCCGCGCGGGTTTCCGATGGGCCGCCACCGACGAGGGGCTCCTCGCGAAATCCTTGAAGAAAGCCATACACAGGGACCATGAAGGCATACCTGCGGAACCCGAATGGCTGTACCGTCCGTACCGTGCGAACACGCCCGCCGGCCCCCTGCAGCTTTTCTTCCGCGACCACCGGCTTTCCGATCTTATCGGATTCGAGTATTCGCGCTGGGGGTCTTACGAAGCGGTGGGAGATTTCGTTCGGAAGATCCAGTCGATCTGCCGCAAACTCGCAACCCTCCCATCGGATAAAAGAAGGGATGCATACACGATCCCGGTGATCCTGGACGGCGAAAATGCCTGGGAATATTATTACGACTCGGGGCGCCTTTTCCTGCGGACTCTCATGGACCGGCTCGGGAAGATGGCTCCGGAGGTCAAATGCATCACCTTTAATGAAGCGATGCAAGGAACCGATAACATAGACGATCTTCACCACATTCCGACGGGATCCTGGATCGACGGGACGTTCAATATATGGATCGGCCACGAGGAAGACCGGAAAGCCTGGGAATTGCTGGCGCGCGCAAGGGCGTTGTGGGAAATCCGGCAGGAGCCGTACCGGCGCTCCGGCCGTGAACTTACGCCGCAGTTGGCGAAAGCGCGGGAGCACCTTTTCGTAGCGGAAGGGTCGGATTGGTGCTGGTGGTACGGAGACGAGCACTTCACTCCGCACGGACCCGAATTCGACCGGCTCTTCCGGAACCATCTGAAAGCGGCATACCGCGAGATGGGGGAGACCTCTCCCGACGCGCTCGACATTCCCATCATCCACGCGGAGAGGCTTCCGGCGAAAACCAGCTACCTGCAAAGCCCAATGACTTACCTGCAACCGCGGATCAACGGAATCATCGACTCCTACTTCGAGTGGAGCGGGGCCACGCGTTACGTTCCCAATCCGGGCTTCGGCGCCATGCACAGGGCCGGCCACGGGATCCTCGCCTGCCTGTATTACGGTTTCGACAAGACCAGCCTTTATTTCCGGGCCGATTTCATCCCTTCCGCGCTCGAATCCGAGTCGCCGATCGAGGTCGAATTCCTGTTCCCGAAGAAAGACAGGAAAATATCGCTGGTCGTCGGACCGTCCGATTTTACGCTTGGCCTGTCTGCCGGAACGATCGAGGAAGTCCCGGCGGAAAAGGAAAAGGTTACCGGACTCCGGCCGGAAACCATCACCGCAGCTTTCCAGAAGGTCCTCGAGCTGGGAATACCGTTCCTCCTGCTTCGCTCGGACGGAGACGAAAAGATCGAATTCTTCATTACGCTTTCAGGGCTGGGATTGATAGGGGAGCGTTGGCCTATGTACGGCACCTTCACGGCCGAGCTCCCCGGCGAGGATTTCGAAGAGAGGATGTGGGAAGTTTAA